The Oceanithermus desulfurans genome has a window encoding:
- a CDS encoding HDIG domain-containing metalloprotein, producing MPTYDEALALMHDWTPSESLRRHMYAVEAAMRAYARKFGEDEETWAIAGLIHDFDWEKHPETHPNKGADHLAELGWPAEIVRAVRAHAPERSGVEPETLMERTLYACDEITGLITAAVYVRPDRSIHTLTVKSLKKKFKDKSFARGVDREMVRRGAELLDVELWEHVGFVLEAMQRDAGRLGLAGEAAAEG from the coding sequence ATGCCCACCTACGACGAAGCCCTGGCGTTGATGCACGACTGGACCCCGTCCGAATCCCTGCGCCGCCACATGTACGCGGTCGAGGCGGCGATGCGCGCTTACGCGCGCAAGTTCGGCGAGGACGAGGAAACCTGGGCCATCGCCGGGCTGATCCACGACTTCGATTGGGAGAAGCACCCCGAGACCCACCCGAACAAGGGCGCCGACCACCTCGCGGAGCTGGGCTGGCCCGCCGAGATCGTGCGCGCCGTGCGCGCCCACGCCCCGGAGCGCAGCGGGGTGGAGCCCGAGACCCTGATGGAGCGCACCCTCTACGCCTGCGACGAGATCACCGGCCTGATCACCGCCGCGGTCTACGTACGCCCCGACCGCTCGATCCACACCCTAACGGTCAAGAGCCTCAAGAAGAAGTTCAAGGACAAGTCCTTCGCCCGCGGGGTGGACCGCGAGATGGTGAGGCGCGGCGCGGAGCTCTTGGACGTGGAGCTGTGGGAGCACGTCGGCTTCGTGCTGGAGGCCATGCAGCGCGACGCGGGGCGGCTGGGTCTGGCGGGCGAGGCGGCCGCGGAGGGCTAG
- the ispF gene encoding 2-C-methyl-D-erythritol 2,4-cyclodiphosphate synthase: protein MWIGYGEDAHRLEPGRKLMLGGVEIASDRGAVAHSDGDALLHAIADAVLSAVGAGDIGEVFPDTDPRWAGLAGEELLERVLELAGAHPLRCERPRCGRVRQVRAVVTLDRPKLAPHREAMRRRIAELCGLEPADVSVAFKTSEGLAPDHVQARALVVLEEA from the coding sequence ATGTGGATCGGCTACGGAGAGGACGCCCACCGGCTCGAGCCGGGCCGGAAGCTGATGCTGGGCGGGGTGGAGATCGCCTCGGACCGGGGGGCGGTGGCCCACTCCGACGGCGACGCCCTCCTGCACGCAATCGCCGACGCGGTGCTCTCCGCGGTCGGCGCGGGCGACATCGGCGAGGTCTTCCCCGACACGGACCCGCGCTGGGCGGGGCTTGCGGGGGAGGAGCTGCTGGAGCGGGTGCTCGAGCTCGCCGGCGCCCACCCGCTGCGCTGCGAGCGGCCCCGTTGCGGGCGGGTGCGCCAGGTGCGGGCGGTGGTGACGCTCGACCGCCCCAAGCTGGCCCCCCACCGCGAGGCCATGCGCCGCCGCATCGCCGAGCTGTGCGGGCTCGAGCCCGCCGACGTGAGCGTGGCCTTCAAGACCAGCGAGGGGCTGGCCCCGGACCACGTGCAGGCGCGGGCGCTGGTGGTGCTGGAGGAGGCGTGA
- a CDS encoding PhzF family phenazine biosynthesis protein gives MSLLFGVDAFTDRPFAGNPAAVCVLASPADPAWMQALAAEMNLSETAFLWPEGSAWRLRWFTPRVEVDLCGHATLASAHVLWRHLERSEPRLVFETRSGRLFATREGERIGLDFPAPAAVAATLPDEIAAALGGARPVWSGRAEDDWIVVLESAAAVRTLAPDPGRLARAPARGVVVTARDESGAYDVVSRFFAPAVGVDEDPVTGSAHARMARYWAGVLGRDRLRAYQASPRGGALELELRGDRVLLWGRAVTVWSGRVTAALG, from the coding sequence GTGAGCCTCCTCTTCGGCGTCGACGCCTTCACCGACCGCCCCTTCGCCGGCAACCCCGCGGCCGTCTGCGTGCTCGCCTCGCCCGCGGACCCGGCCTGGATGCAGGCCCTGGCCGCGGAGATGAACCTCTCGGAGACGGCCTTCCTCTGGCCCGAGGGCAGCGCCTGGCGGCTGCGCTGGTTCACCCCCAGGGTCGAGGTGGACCTCTGCGGTCACGCCACCCTGGCCAGCGCCCACGTGCTCTGGCGCCACCTGGAGCGTTCCGAGCCGCGCCTCGTCTTCGAAACCCGGAGCGGGCGGCTCTTCGCGACGCGCGAGGGGGAGCGGATCGGCCTCGACTTCCCCGCGCCGGCGGCCGTGGCCGCGACCCTGCCGGACGAGATCGCGGCGGCGCTGGGCGGGGCGCGGCCGGTCTGGAGCGGCCGCGCCGAGGACGACTGGATCGTGGTGCTGGAAAGCGCGGCGGCGGTGCGGACGCTCGCGCCCGACCCGGGCCGGCTGGCGCGGGCCCCGGCGCGCGGGGTGGTGGTGACGGCCCGCGACGAGAGCGGCGCCTACGACGTCGTCTCGCGCTTCTTCGCCCCCGCGGTGGGCGTGGACGAGGACCCGGTCACCGGCTCGGCCCACGCGCGCATGGCCCGCTACTGGGCGGGGGTGCTGGGGCGGGACCGCCTGCGCGCCTATCAGGCGTCGCCGCGCGGCGGGGCGCTCGAGCTGGAGCTGCGGGGAGACCGGGTGCTGCTGTGGGGAAGGGCCGTGACCGTCTGGTCGGGGCGGGTGACGGCCGCGTTGGGCTAG
- a CDS encoding TenA family transcriptional regulator, with translation MKHLLALRDAHWDEWERLLGHPFLHRLRGGEVSERSVYAWMEQNYRFVEGLLELQARLVPRAPRAHRLVLAHGLVGIVEDLDWMAIQPINPAAPAHPARERYLAFLRVLDQEPYPVSVVALWTINRVFHDAWSSAAPSGGPFVDLVEHWTAPEFQAYLHDLAEVAEEAWLAAGEAERQRVHALVGEILRLEWGSWDMAQAFAGHYG, from the coding sequence ATGAAACACCTGCTGGCTCTACGGGACGCGCACTGGGACGAGTGGGAGCGCCTGCTGGGGCATCCCTTCCTGCATCGCCTGCGCGGCGGCGAGGTGTCCGAGCGCAGCGTCTACGCCTGGATGGAGCAGAACTACCGCTTCGTCGAGGGGTTGTTGGAGCTGCAGGCGCGCCTGGTGCCCCGCGCCCCCCGCGCCCACCGGTTGGTGCTCGCCCACGGCCTGGTGGGGATCGTCGAGGACCTCGACTGGATGGCCATCCAACCCATCAACCCGGCCGCCCCCGCCCACCCCGCCCGCGAACGCTACCTGGCCTTCCTGCGGGTGCTGGACCAGGAACCCTACCCGGTCAGCGTCGTCGCGCTGTGGACGATCAACCGCGTCTTCCACGACGCCTGGAGCAGCGCCGCGCCCAGCGGCGGCCCCTTCGTCGACCTGGTGGAACACTGGACCGCCCCCGAGTTCCAGGCCTACCTGCACGACCTCGCCGAGGTGGCCGAGGAGGCGTGGCTGGCCGCAGGCGAAGCGGAGCGCCAGCGGGTCCACGCCCTCGTCGGCGAGATCCTGCGCCTCGAGTGGGGAAGCTGGGACATGGCCCAGGCCTTCGCCGGCCACTACGGCTAG
- a CDS encoding VWA domain-containing protein yields MRVRYARARPDAPPPAAALALAAEALLHLGERPEPEGLPDEERLRQALEDAAREAGEADPGAAAAATLDLLRNRGWIEPAGAAAPRLQAHPELLRLAALRALRTLLPQARPSGGAWPRAGVRGPHEPHGPVRPWRWGEPLQLDAAATLKAGLLRGGLTLAELRVREGEGGRRSAVALLLDCSHSMVLYGVDRFGPAKRLALALHHWLGREGDRLRVVCFHDVAVPVPPERLPFLRALPSHTNTAAALEAAREWLRRQGDVRRRAVLVTDGRPTAVLRPDGRVYKNAWGRDPEIERATHTAAARLRRAGAELDVYMLDDEPQALARVRELARTARGRAFQVDPGQLGRRVLTDLLRTAR; encoded by the coding sequence GTGCGGGTGCGCTACGCCCGGGCCCGCCCCGACGCGCCGCCGCCGGCCGCGGCGCTGGCGCTGGCCGCCGAAGCGCTTTTGCACCTGGGGGAGCGGCCCGAGCCCGAGGGGCTCCCCGACGAAGAGCGCCTTCGGCAAGCCCTGGAGGACGCCGCCCGCGAGGCGGGGGAGGCCGACCCCGGGGCCGCCGCTGCGGCGACGCTGGACCTGCTGCGAAACCGCGGCTGGATCGAGCCGGCGGGCGCCGCGGCGCCGCGGCTCCAGGCCCATCCCGAGCTGCTGCGCCTGGCGGCGTTGCGGGCGTTGCGGACGCTGCTGCCGCAGGCGCGGCCGTCCGGCGGGGCTTGGCCCCGCGCCGGGGTGCGGGGGCCGCACGAGCCTCACGGCCCGGTGCGCCCCTGGCGCTGGGGGGAGCCGCTGCAGCTCGACGCCGCCGCGACCCTGAAGGCGGGGCTGCTGCGGGGCGGGCTGACGCTGGCGGAGCTGCGGGTGCGCGAGGGCGAGGGCGGACGGCGTTCCGCGGTGGCGCTGCTCCTCGACTGCTCCCACTCGATGGTGCTCTACGGGGTCGACCGCTTCGGCCCCGCCAAGCGGCTCGCGCTGGCGCTGCATCACTGGCTGGGGCGCGAGGGCGACCGCCTCCGGGTCGTCTGCTTCCACGACGTCGCCGTCCCGGTTCCGCCCGAGCGGCTTCCCTTTCTGCGCGCCCTCCCCTCGCACACCAACACGGCCGCGGCGCTCGAGGCCGCCCGGGAGTGGTTGCGCCGCCAGGGCGACGTGCGCCGGCGGGCGGTCCTCGTCACCGACGGCCGCCCCACCGCGGTTCTGCGCCCCGACGGCCGGGTCTACAAGAACGCCTGGGGGCGCGACCCCGAGATCGAGCGGGCCACCCACACCGCGGCCGCGCGCCTGCGCCGCGCGGGCGCGGAGCTCGACGTCTACATGCTCGACGACGAACCCCAGGCGCTGGCGCGGGTGCGCGAGCTGGCCCGCACCGCCCGGGGGCGGGCGTTCCAGGTCGACCCGGGGCAGCTCGGGCGCCGGGTCCTCACCGACCTGTTGCGGACCGCGCGGTAA
- the pyk gene encoding pyruvate kinase: MLSKRTKIVATIGPASRDPEVLARMIAAGLNVVRLNFSHGRPEDHRETVEMVRAAAEHAARPVAILQDLQGPKIRVGRFAEGKAVLKAGQPFVLTTADVSGDEHKVSVSYKGLVGDVEPGQMLLLDDGRLRLRVDRVDHASGEIHTVVEVGGVLSDQKGINIPGADLSIPAMTDKDIEDLALGAELGVDWVAVSFVRSRDDLLLARHYMNRLGHDAKLMAKIEKPGAVQRFDEILAEADGVMVARGDLGVEMPPEEVPIVQKRLIRRTRAAGKPVVTATQMLESMIHSPSPTRAEASDVANAIFDGSDAVMLSAETAVGEYPVEAVAMMARVARAVEGSPEYQNAQRILRPEPEHNTQDAIALAATEVAESLPAKVIVVFTASGSSLWRVARYRPGVPILALTPNARVRQQLVLASGVYTATAPDPTSTDEMVAEAVDFVKSAKLADVGDRIVITAGVPFGVRGSTNMVWVEQVK; this comes from the coding sequence ATGCTTTCTAAGCGCACCAAGATCGTCGCCACCATCGGGCCCGCTTCGCGCGACCCCGAGGTGCTCGCCCGCATGATCGCCGCGGGGCTCAACGTGGTGCGCCTCAACTTCAGCCACGGCCGCCCCGAGGACCACCGCGAGACCGTCGAGATGGTGCGCGCCGCCGCGGAGCACGCCGCCCGCCCCGTCGCCATCCTGCAGGACCTGCAGGGGCCCAAGATCCGCGTCGGGCGCTTCGCCGAGGGGAAGGCGGTGCTCAAGGCGGGGCAGCCCTTCGTGCTCACCACCGCCGACGTCTCCGGCGACGAGCACAAGGTCTCGGTGAGCTACAAGGGGCTGGTGGGCGACGTGGAGCCGGGTCAGATGCTGCTCCTCGACGACGGGCGGCTGCGCCTGCGGGTGGACCGCGTCGACCACGCCAGCGGCGAGATTCACACCGTCGTCGAGGTGGGCGGGGTGCTCTCGGACCAGAAGGGGATCAACATCCCCGGGGCCGACCTCTCGATCCCGGCGATGACCGACAAGGACATCGAGGACCTGGCGCTGGGCGCCGAGCTGGGGGTGGACTGGGTCGCCGTCAGCTTCGTGCGCAGCCGCGACGACCTGCTGCTGGCGCGCCACTACATGAACCGCCTGGGCCACGACGCCAAGCTGATGGCCAAGATCGAAAAACCCGGGGCGGTGCAGCGCTTCGACGAGATCCTGGCCGAGGCCGACGGCGTCATGGTCGCCCGCGGCGACCTGGGGGTGGAGATGCCCCCGGAAGAGGTGCCGATCGTGCAAAAGCGGCTGATCCGGCGCACCCGCGCCGCCGGCAAGCCGGTGGTCACGGCCACGCAGATGCTCGAGTCGATGATTCACAGCCCCAGCCCCACCCGCGCCGAGGCCTCGGACGTGGCCAACGCCATCTTCGACGGCTCCGACGCGGTGATGCTCTCGGCCGAGACCGCCGTGGGGGAGTACCCGGTCGAGGCCGTGGCCATGATGGCGCGGGTGGCCCGCGCCGTCGAGGGTTCCCCGGAGTACCAGAACGCCCAGCGGATCCTGCGGCCCGAGCCCGAACACAACACCCAGGACGCCATCGCCCTGGCGGCCACCGAGGTCGCCGAGTCGCTGCCGGCCAAGGTGATCGTCGTCTTCACGGCGTCGGGGTCCTCGCTGTGGCGGGTGGCCCGTTACCGCCCCGGGGTGCCCATCCTGGCGCTCACCCCCAACGCCCGGGTGCGCCAGCAGCTGGTGCTGGCCTCGGGGGTGTACACGGCTACCGCTCCCGACCCGACGAGCACCGACGAGATGGTCGCCGAGGCCGTCGACTTCGTCAAGAGCGCGAAGCTGGCCGACGTGGGCGACCGCATCGTCATCACCGCGGGGGTGCCCTTCGGCGTCCGCGGTTCGACGAACATGGTCTGGGTGGAACAGGTGAAGTAG
- the eno gene encoding phosphopyruvate hydratase — translation MTTIVEVTAREVLDSRGNPTVEAEVTLEGGQIGHAMVPSGASTGEHEAVELRDGGPRFGGKGVLQAVANVNERIAPEIIGMNALDQEGIDRAMLELDGTPNKANLGANAILAVSLAVSRAAAEAVELPLFAYLGGAQGVTLPVPLMNVINGGKHADNRVDFQEFMLVPAGAPSFREALRYGVETFHALKGVLQKRGYGTNVGDEGGFAPNLQSNEEAVEVLIEAIQAAGYEPGKEIALALDPAASEFYQDGKYHLEAEGRVLGSEEMVEYWADWVERYPIVSLEDGLDENDWEGWKRLTERLGDRVQLVGDDLFVTNPDFLMRGIREGVANAILVKLNQIGTLSETLETVRLAQRHRYRTVISHRSGETEDSYIADLAVAVNAGQIKTGSASRSDRLAKYNQLLRIEEALGAAARFLGYDAF, via the coding sequence ATGACCACAATCGTCGAAGTAACCGCACGCGAAGTCCTGGACTCCCGCGGCAACCCCACCGTCGAGGCCGAGGTGACGCTGGAGGGCGGGCAGATCGGGCACGCGATGGTGCCTTCGGGCGCCTCGACCGGTGAGCACGAGGCCGTGGAGCTACGCGACGGCGGGCCCCGCTTCGGGGGCAAAGGCGTGCTCCAGGCGGTGGCCAACGTGAACGAGCGGATCGCCCCCGAGATCATCGGGATGAACGCCCTCGACCAGGAGGGGATCGACCGGGCGATGCTCGAGCTCGACGGCACCCCCAACAAGGCGAACCTGGGGGCCAACGCCATCCTGGCGGTCTCGCTGGCGGTCTCGCGCGCCGCGGCCGAGGCCGTGGAGCTGCCGCTCTTCGCCTACCTGGGCGGGGCGCAGGGGGTCACCCTGCCGGTGCCGCTGATGAACGTGATCAACGGCGGCAAGCACGCCGACAACCGCGTGGACTTCCAGGAGTTCATGCTCGTGCCCGCGGGGGCGCCCAGCTTCCGCGAGGCCCTGCGCTACGGCGTCGAGACCTTCCACGCGCTCAAAGGGGTGCTGCAAAAGCGCGGCTACGGCACCAACGTCGGCGACGAGGGCGGGTTCGCCCCCAACCTGCAGAGCAACGAAGAGGCCGTGGAGGTCCTCATCGAGGCCATCCAGGCCGCCGGCTACGAGCCGGGCAAGGAGATCGCCCTCGCCCTCGACCCGGCCGCGAGCGAGTTCTACCAAGACGGCAAGTACCACCTCGAGGCCGAGGGCAGGGTGCTCGGCTCCGAGGAGATGGTGGAGTACTGGGCCGACTGGGTCGAGCGCTACCCCATCGTCTCGCTCGAAGACGGCCTCGACGAGAACGACTGGGAGGGCTGGAAGCGGCTCACCGAGCGCCTGGGCGACCGGGTGCAGCTGGTCGGCGACGACCTCTTCGTCACCAACCCCGACTTCCTCATGCGCGGCATTCGCGAGGGGGTGGCGAACGCCATCCTGGTCAAGCTCAACCAGATCGGGACGCTCTCGGAGACGCTCGAGACGGTGCGGCTCGCCCAGCGCCACCGCTACCGCACGGTGATATCGCACCGCTCCGGCGAGACCGAGGACAGCTACATCGCCGACCTGGCGGTGGCGGTGAACGCCGGCCAGATCAAGACGGGCTCGGCCTCGCGCTCCGACCGCCTGGCCAAGTACAACCAGCTGCTGCGCATCGAGGAGGCGCTGGGCGCGGCCGCCCGCTTCCTGGGGTACGATGCTTTCTAA
- the dnaN gene encoding DNA polymerase III subunit beta, whose product MQVRLPKRTFAEALGMLERIIPARASNPALTHLRFEVAEGGLRLQGSNGELDLELVVPAEVEGAAVRLVPGQLIGQVVRNLPGELVELGLEEGQLTIESGSFTTRLTTADPAEFPPLAFEAETVVRLPARELGRALARVRYAASGEDYRAIFRGVQLELHPTRLRSVASDGFRLALYDLELALDAERKFVVPARSVDEIVRVLERTEGEVALGLLGGHLTLAAEGFRMAAALMEGEFPDYERVIPPEFALEAEIDAAALKDSLKRVKVLADRNNHRVDLVFEGGRLEVVAEGDYGRGVERLEVDARGEAQMVLAYNAEYLEGALGPIAGKARLRFSGAASPSVIQDAEDGGYLAVVVPLRV is encoded by the coding sequence ATGCAGGTTCGCTTGCCCAAACGCACCTTTGCCGAAGCGCTCGGCATGCTCGAGCGCATCATTCCAGCCCGTGCCAGCAACCCCGCGCTCACCCACCTGCGCTTCGAGGTTGCGGAGGGGGGGTTGCGGCTTCAGGGCTCAAACGGGGAGCTTGATCTGGAGCTCGTGGTTCCCGCCGAGGTCGAGGGCGCGGCGGTGCGCCTGGTTCCCGGTCAGCTGATCGGCCAGGTGGTGCGCAACCTCCCCGGCGAGCTGGTGGAGCTGGGGCTCGAGGAGGGGCAGCTCACGATCGAGAGCGGCTCCTTCACCACCCGCCTCACCACGGCCGACCCCGCCGAGTTTCCCCCGCTGGCCTTCGAGGCCGAGACCGTGGTCCGCCTGCCGGCGCGCGAGCTGGGGCGGGCGCTGGCGCGCGTGCGTTACGCCGCCAGCGGCGAGGACTACCGCGCCATCTTCCGCGGGGTGCAGCTCGAGCTGCACCCGACGCGGCTGCGCAGCGTCGCCTCCGACGGTTTCCGGCTCGCCCTCTACGACCTGGAGCTCGCCCTCGACGCCGAGCGCAAGTTCGTCGTCCCCGCGCGCAGCGTCGACGAGATCGTGCGCGTCCTCGAGCGCACCGAGGGCGAGGTCGCCCTGGGGTTGCTGGGCGGCCACCTCACCCTGGCCGCCGAGGGCTTCCGCATGGCCGCGGCGCTGATGGAGGGCGAGTTCCCCGACTACGAGCGGGTGATCCCCCCGGAGTTCGCCCTCGAGGCCGAGATCGACGCCGCCGCCCTCAAGGACAGCCTCAAGCGCGTCAAGGTGCTGGCCGACCGCAACAACCACCGGGTCGACCTGGTCTTCGAAGGGGGGCGGCTCGAGGTGGTGGCCGAGGGCGACTACGGCCGCGGCGTCGAGCGGCTCGAGGTGGACGCCCGTGGCGAGGCGCAGATGGTGCTCGCCTACAACGCCGAGTACCTGGAGGGAGCGCTGGGCCCGATCGCAGGCAAGGCGCGCCTGCGCTTCTCGGGGGCGGCCAGCCCCAGCGTGATCCAGGACGCCGAGGACGGCGGCTACCTGGCCGTCGTGGTCCCCCTGCGGGTTTAA
- the dnaA gene encoding chromosomal replication initiator protein DnaA, translated as MTHESIWENVLDYVRENVTSVEFDTWFARVKPLGLTGGALELGVPTSFAGDWIQKHYGHLIQEALLRLGAQSPEFRLKVVPGEVVQDAILQEDARVPAAAPRTRLNPKYTFESFVVGPGNSMAHAAAMAVAEAPGKAYNPLFIYGGVGLGKTHLMHAVGHYARQRFPEIRVEYVSTETFTNDLISAIRSDRMNQFRERYRSVDMLLVDDVQFIAGKERTQEEFFHTFNTLYEDGKQILLTSDRPPREILTLESRLRSRFEWGLITDIQPPDLETRIAILKMNAERRGVQLSEEVLEYVARQVASNIRELEGALMRLIAYASLSGVTITPKVAQSALADLFHTAGEAVTMDEILAAVAEHYGVTPADLKSKGRSKEVVRPRQVAMYLIRQLTGASLPEIGQFFGGRDHTTVLYATQKIGKLLAEDAELRRTVEGFESRWAGRG; from the coding sequence TTGACCCACGAGAGCATCTGGGAAAACGTCCTGGACTACGTACGCGAGAACGTCACGAGCGTCGAATTCGACACCTGGTTCGCCCGCGTGAAGCCGCTGGGGCTGACGGGCGGGGCGCTCGAGCTGGGCGTGCCCACCAGCTTCGCCGGCGACTGGATCCAGAAGCACTACGGCCACCTGATCCAGGAGGCGCTTTTGCGCCTGGGGGCCCAGTCGCCCGAGTTCCGCCTCAAGGTCGTGCCTGGCGAGGTCGTTCAGGACGCGATCCTCCAGGAAGACGCGCGCGTGCCGGCCGCCGCCCCCCGCACCCGCCTCAACCCCAAGTACACCTTCGAGAGCTTCGTCGTCGGCCCCGGCAACTCGATGGCGCACGCCGCGGCCATGGCCGTGGCCGAGGCCCCGGGCAAGGCCTACAACCCGCTCTTCATCTACGGGGGCGTGGGGCTGGGCAAGACGCACCTGATGCACGCCGTGGGTCACTACGCGCGCCAGCGTTTCCCGGAGATCCGCGTCGAGTATGTCTCCACCGAGACCTTCACCAACGACCTGATCAGCGCCATCCGCTCCGACCGCATGAACCAGTTCCGCGAGCGTTACCGCTCGGTGGACATGCTCCTCGTCGACGACGTGCAGTTCATCGCCGGCAAGGAGCGGACCCAGGAGGAGTTCTTCCACACCTTCAACACCCTCTACGAGGACGGCAAGCAGATCCTGCTCACCTCCGACCGGCCGCCGCGCGAGATCCTCACCCTCGAGTCGCGGCTGCGCAGCCGCTTCGAGTGGGGGCTGATCACCGACATCCAGCCCCCCGACCTGGAGACCCGGATCGCCATCCTCAAGATGAACGCCGAGCGCCGCGGGGTCCAGCTCAGCGAGGAGGTGCTCGAGTACGTGGCGCGCCAGGTGGCCTCGAACATCCGCGAGCTGGAGGGGGCGCTGATGCGCCTGATCGCCTACGCCTCGCTCTCCGGCGTGACGATCACGCCCAAGGTGGCCCAGAGCGCGCTGGCCGACCTCTTCCACACCGCGGGCGAGGCGGTGACGATGGACGAGATCCTCGCGGCCGTGGCCGAGCACTACGGCGTCACCCCCGCCGACCTCAAGTCGAAGGGGCGCAGCAAGGAGGTCGTGCGGCCGCGGCAGGTGGCCATGTACCTGATCCGCCAGCTCACCGGGGCTTCGCTGCCGGAGATCGGCCAGTTCTTCGGGGGGCGCGACCACACCACCGTCCTCTACGCCACCCAGAAGATCGGCAAGCTGCTCGCGGAGGACGCCGAGCTGCGCCGGACCGTCGAGGGGTTCGAAAGCAGGTGGGCCGGCCGTGGATAA
- the mnmG gene encoding tRNA uridine-5-carboxymethylaminomethyl(34) synthesis enzyme MnmG — protein MEVSRETFDVVVVGGGHAGIEAAAAAARLGARVALVTGDPARIGLMPCNPAVGGPGKSQLVHEVEALGGWMGRLADAAAIHTRVLNRSKGPAVRSLRVQTDRDGYAAAARAALAAEPNVVVVRGEVVDILREGGRLAGVRTADGRGLRAPAAVLAAGTFLRGRIWYGLQSRPAGRQGEPPARHLSAALEALGHRTLRLKTGTPPRILRRSIDFAALEEVPPDDPPGSFSGRPGPHAAALPTWTTRTGPRTHRLILDHLGESPLYAGRIDAVGPRYCPSIEDKVVRFADKDSHLLFVEPDGLETSEVYLQGFSSSLPPVVQERMVRSLPGFERAVIQRYAYAVEYDAFDPTDLSPGLMSRHLPGLFLAGQVNGTSGYEEAAAQGLIAGLNAARFAAGQAEVALAPDEAYIGVLIDDLVTRGVDEPYRMMTSRVALRLLVRGDNADERLVPRAASWGLRPAADAERVAAKYARVRSELERLGRARIEGVPASVWLRRPGATLAEAWRRVGPPPAPLSREEAEQVEIRAKYAGYIERQERQRARAGELAAYPVPPELDFRTVHNLSREAVEKLSRRRPANLAEAARIPGLRDSEITALLVHLARQNRRSA, from the coding sequence ATGGAGGTTTCACGTGAAACCTTTGACGTGGTCGTCGTCGGCGGCGGCCATGCGGGGATCGAGGCGGCCGCGGCCGCGGCGCGGCTGGGGGCGCGGGTCGCCCTCGTTACCGGCGACCCGGCGCGCATCGGCCTGATGCCCTGCAATCCCGCGGTGGGCGGCCCCGGCAAAAGCCAGCTCGTCCACGAGGTCGAGGCGCTGGGGGGCTGGATGGGCCGGCTCGCCGACGCCGCGGCCATCCACACCCGGGTACTCAACCGCTCCAAGGGGCCGGCGGTGCGCAGCCTGCGGGTGCAGACCGACCGCGACGGCTACGCCGCAGCGGCCCGTGCGGCGCTGGCCGCGGAGCCAAACGTTGTGGTGGTCCGCGGCGAGGTGGTGGATATCCTGCGCGAGGGCGGCCGACTCGCCGGGGTGCGCACCGCCGACGGACGGGGGCTGCGGGCTCCGGCTGCGGTGCTGGCCGCGGGCACCTTCCTGCGAGGGCGCATCTGGTACGGGCTGCAAAGCCGCCCCGCCGGGCGGCAGGGCGAGCCCCCGGCGCGCCACCTCTCGGCGGCCCTCGAGGCCCTGGGGCACCGCACCCTGCGGCTCAAGACGGGCACGCCCCCGCGCATCCTCCGCCGCAGCATCGACTTCGCCGCCCTCGAGGAGGTGCCCCCCGACGACCCTCCGGGCAGCTTCTCCGGCCGTCCCGGCCCCCACGCGGCGGCGCTGCCTACCTGGACGACGCGCACCGGCCCGCGCACCCACCGCCTGATCCTCGATCACCTGGGCGAGTCGCCCCTCTACGCCGGCCGGATCGACGCGGTGGGGCCGCGCTACTGCCCTTCGATCGAGGACAAGGTGGTGCGCTTCGCCGACAAGGACAGCCACCTGCTCTTCGTCGAGCCCGACGGGCTCGAGACCAGCGAGGTCTACCTGCAGGGCTTCTCCTCCAGCCTCCCCCCGGTGGTGCAGGAGCGGATGGTGCGCAGCCTGCCGGGCTTCGAGCGGGCCGTCATCCAGCGCTACGCCTATGCCGTCGAATACGACGCCTTCGACCCCACCGACCTCAGCCCCGGCCTGATGTCGCGCCACCTCCCCGGCCTCTTCCTCGCGGGCCAGGTCAACGGCACCTCCGGTTACGAGGAGGCCGCCGCCCAGGGCCTGATCGCCGGGCTGAACGCCGCGCGCTTCGCGGCCGGGCAGGCCGAGGTCGCGCTCGCCCCCGACGAGGCCTACATCGGGGTGCTGATCGACGACCTGGTGACCCGCGGCGTGGACGAGCCCTACCGGATGATGACCAGCCGGGTGGCGCTGCGGCTGCTCGTGCGCGGCGACAACGCCGACGAGCGCCTCGTTCCCCGGGCGGCGTCCTGGGGGCTGCGGCCGGCCGCCGACGCCGAGCGGGTGGCCGCGAAGTACGCGAGGGTGCGCTCCGAGCTCGAACGCCTCGGGCGCGCACGCATCGAGGGGGTGCCGGCCAGCGTCTGGCTGCGCCGCCCGGGCGCGACCCTGGCGGAGGCCTGGCGGCGCGTCGGCCCCCCGCCGGCGCCGCTGAGCCGCGAGGAGGCCGAGCAGGTCGAGATCCGCGCCAAGTACGCCGGCTACATCGAGCGCCAGGAGCGCCAGCGGGCGCGCGCCGGCGAGCTGGCGGCCTACCCGGTTCCCCCGGAGCTGGACTTCCGCACCGTGCACAACCTCTCGCGCGAGGCGGTGGAGAAGCTCTCCCGCCGCCGGCCCGCCAACCTGGCCGAGGCGGCGCGCATCCCCGGGCTGCGCGACTCCGAGATCACCGCGTTGCTCGTCCACCTCGCCCGCCAGAACCGCAGGAGCGCATGA